In Alkalihalobacillus sp. FSL W8-0930, a single window of DNA contains:
- a CDS encoding ABC-2 transporter permease — translation MKGLMLNQWYSVNKSFWGYLVLSVVIMGVLLIAQQDMLLTVATFIPIIFMVTPAFEVLKNETMSGWNKFVLALPLKRSQIVRSHFLFFVMLMFVGIIISVGVFVVAEFISEGIWTNAVTNSILNGIGLALILGLVAYPLTYHLGTEKSDMVLMLSVLVAIGSYFLGSFIFNWVFNNYTIAPLQNLDLDFLFSAAFALVSFVLFFLSYVITNQIYRKKEF, via the coding sequence ATGAAAGGATTAATGTTAAATCAATGGTACTCCGTAAATAAAAGCTTTTGGGGATACTTGGTTCTCAGTGTTGTCATTATGGGTGTTCTCCTTATTGCTCAACAAGATATGTTGTTAACGGTCGCGACATTTATTCCCATTATCTTTATGGTCACACCTGCTTTTGAAGTCTTGAAAAATGAAACCATGTCCGGATGGAATAAGTTTGTTTTAGCACTTCCTTTAAAGCGGAGTCAAATTGTTCGGAGTCACTTTTTATTCTTTGTGATGTTAATGTTCGTAGGAATCATCATTTCGGTTGGTGTGTTTGTTGTAGCGGAATTCATCTCTGAAGGCATATGGACAAATGCAGTGACGAACTCTATCTTAAATGGAATTGGATTAGCCCTCATTTTAGGATTAGTGGCTTATCCTCTAACTTATCACTTAGGCACAGAAAAATCAGACATGGTTCTGATGCTTAGTGTGTTAGTAGCAATTGGATCTTACTTCCTTGGCAGCTTCATTTTTAATTGGGTGTTTAACAATTATACAATTGCACCTCTACAAAATCTGGATCTTGATTTTCTTTTTTCTGCAGCATTTGCTCTTGTGAGTTTCGTTCTCTTTTTTCTCTCTTATGTAATAACGAATCAAATCTATAGAAAAAAGGAATTCTAA
- the bglA gene encoding 6-phospho-beta-glucosidase BglA, with amino-acid sequence MKQLPKDFLWGGALAAHQFEGGWNQDGKGPSVVDVLTAGAHGVPRRVTETVEANSFYPNHEAIDFYNRYKEDVALFAEMGLKCLRTSIGWSRIFPKGDEAEPNEAGLQFYDDLFDELISHGIEPVITLSHFEMPLHLAREYGGFRNRKVVDFFVKFAEVCFTRYKDKVKYWMTFNEINNKMDAENPLFLWTNSGVVVEEGGNAREVMYQAGHHELISSALAVIKGKEINPDFQIGAMVSHVPVYPFSSNPDDIMLAEELMRERYFFPDVHVRGVYPNYVLKEFEREGFNIEFLEGDEEILRNGTVDYLGFSYYMSTTVKADKEASHSLVVNGGLANSVDNPYIKASDWGWSIDPVGLRYTLNRFYDRYQIPLFIVENGFGAVDHIEEDGSIHDPQRIQYLHDHIEELMKAVTYDGVDLMGYTPWGIIDIVSFTTGEMKKRYGMIHVDRDNEGNGSMKRSKKDSFEWYKKVIATNGEEL; translated from the coding sequence ATGAAACAATTACCGAAGGACTTTTTATGGGGCGGCGCACTCGCTGCCCATCAATTTGAAGGTGGATGGAATCAAGACGGGAAAGGCCCAAGCGTAGTAGACGTTCTGACAGCGGGTGCCCACGGGGTTCCAAGACGTGTAACTGAAACGGTGGAAGCAAATTCTTTTTATCCAAACCACGAAGCGATCGATTTTTACAATCGCTATAAAGAAGACGTTGCACTATTTGCTGAGATGGGATTAAAATGCCTTCGTACCTCAATTGGCTGGAGCCGTATCTTTCCAAAAGGTGATGAGGCAGAACCAAATGAAGCCGGTCTACAATTTTATGATGACCTGTTTGATGAACTGATTTCGCACGGCATCGAGCCCGTGATCACACTATCACATTTTGAAATGCCACTACATCTTGCGAGAGAATACGGTGGGTTCCGCAACCGTAAAGTAGTCGACTTCTTTGTGAAGTTTGCAGAGGTTTGTTTTACTCGCTACAAAGATAAAGTGAAGTACTGGATGACGTTTAATGAAATCAACAATAAGATGGATGCGGAAAATCCATTATTCCTCTGGACAAACTCTGGTGTAGTTGTAGAGGAAGGCGGAAATGCACGTGAAGTGATGTATCAAGCAGGACATCATGAGTTAATCTCTAGTGCCCTAGCTGTGATCAAAGGAAAAGAAATCAACCCTGATTTCCAAATTGGAGCCATGGTCTCTCACGTTCCTGTGTATCCATTCTCTTCGAATCCAGATGACATTATGCTCGCTGAAGAATTAATGAGAGAGCGCTACTTCTTCCCAGATGTACATGTTCGTGGTGTCTACCCGAACTATGTCTTAAAGGAGTTTGAACGCGAAGGCTTTAACATCGAGTTCTTAGAGGGCGATGAAGAAATTCTACGTAATGGTACGGTTGACTACCTTGGATTTAGCTACTATATGTCAACAACAGTGAAAGCTGATAAAGAAGCAAGTCACTCGCTTGTTGTAAATGGCGGATTAGCAAACAGTGTAGACAATCCGTATATCAAAGCAAGTGATTGGGGATGGAGCATTGACCCAGTTGGTTTACGTTACACATTGAATCGCTTTTATGATCGCTACCAGATTCCTTTGTTCATTGTTGAAAATGGCTTTGGTGCAGTCGATCATATTGAAGAAGATGGATCCATCCACGATCCACAGCGTATCCAATACCTACACGATCATATTGAAGAGCTGATGAAAGCTGTCACCTACGATGGCGTTGACCTAATGGGTTATACGCCATGGGGGATCATCGATATTGTCTCTTTCACAACGGGTGAAATGAAAAAACGTTATGGTATGATTCACGTTGATCGTGACAATGAAGGTAACGGATCCATGAAACGCTCGAAGAAGGACTCCTTCGAGTGGTACAAAAAAGTCATCGCGACAAATGGTGAAGAATTATAA
- a CDS encoding ABC transporter ATP-binding protein — protein sequence MSILEVKNLSKQYHDSSFALKDVSFTIPYGKIVGFIGENGAGKSTTMGAILGTLQKDDGSIHIFGEELTSDHTQIREDIGFVFDDMNLPKDLTISRLGSVFEEIYQRWDQKKFEEYVTLFSLPDKKKLSSFSRGMSMKLAIAVALSHHAKLLILDEATGGLDPSGRDEVLTVLKDFVSEDKRGILLSSHITSDIEKIADALIFIKNGEIVLEVSKSELKSMYAILECLPEKLNQIDERFILAKRESENGWDVLVTDESKIEQTIKRKPYSIDDMTLLLMRGDK from the coding sequence TTGTCAATCTTAGAGGTGAAAAACCTAAGTAAACAGTATCATGACTCATCCTTTGCCCTAAAAGACGTCTCATTCACGATCCCTTATGGAAAGATTGTTGGCTTCATAGGCGAAAATGGAGCTGGTAAATCAACGACAATGGGGGCCATTCTCGGAACGTTGCAGAAGGACGATGGATCCATTCATATTTTTGGAGAAGAGTTAACTTCAGATCATACGCAAATTCGAGAGGATATCGGTTTTGTTTTTGACGATATGAATCTCCCGAAAGATCTTACGATATCAAGACTAGGAAGTGTGTTTGAGGAGATTTATCAAAGGTGGGATCAGAAAAAGTTTGAAGAATATGTTACCTTATTTTCGTTACCAGATAAGAAGAAACTAAGCAGTTTTTCAAGAGGTATGTCAATGAAATTAGCCATTGCTGTAGCCCTCTCTCATCATGCAAAGCTACTAATATTAGATGAGGCAACCGGGGGCCTTGATCCATCAGGTAGAGATGAGGTGTTGACGGTTCTAAAGGACTTTGTATCAGAGGACAAACGAGGAATCCTGCTGTCTTCACATATTACTAGCGATATTGAGAAAATAGCAGATGCACTTATTTTTATTAAAAATGGAGAGATCGTACTGGAAGTATCTAAATCAGAATTAAAATCAATGTATGCCATTTTAGAATGTTTGCCAGAAAAATTGAATCAGATTGATGAGCGCTTTATTCTAGCAAAGCGTGAAAGTGAAAACGGTTGGGATGTATTAGTTACTGATGAGTCAAAAATCGAACAAACGATAAAAAGGAAGCCATATTCGATTGATGACATGACTCTATTACTCATGCGAGGTGATAAATAA
- a CDS encoding YfzA family protein — protein MQKRPSDNSLFKSVVGAIATFLLVQIIFLLIHFTTWEPNRRESENVVNNLMGLLPEGLFTEFLAPYRMFELNAITFLMAGAMIIVILFQSLSRLMTKS, from the coding sequence ATGCAGAAGAGACCTAGCGACAATTCTCTTTTTAAAAGTGTAGTTGGAGCAATTGCTACATTTTTACTTGTGCAAATCATTTTTCTTTTAATTCATTTCACAACTTGGGAACCGAATCGAAGAGAAAGTGAGAATGTAGTGAACAATCTAATGGGGCTGTTACCAGAGGGACTTTTCACTGAATTTCTGGCGCCATATCGGATGTTTGAATTGAATGCCATTACTTTTCTAATGGCAGGTGCGATGATCATCGTTATTCTTTTTCAATCTCTTTCTAGACTTATGACTAAATCTTAA
- a CDS encoding LLM class flavin-dependent oxidoreductase yields the protein MEKYRINPNKFEFGIYTLGDHLANPWTGERIPVQQRLQEIIKLAQLAEQAGLDFFSVGESHQEFFATQAHAVVLSAIAQATEKIKVASSSTIISTSDPVRVYENFSTIDLLSGGRAEIVAGRASRVGLYELLGYDLHNYEELFEEKFDLLRKINEEEVVNWSGQFRKPLRNAEVLPRPASGRLPIWRAVGGTPTSAIKAGYAGVPMFLAHLGGPVEAFKRTVDAYRMAATEGGHDPAELPVSTAGFFYAAETTQQAIDEYYPHINEGMKRTNGQGFPRFQFEQGADPHNVMNVGSPDQIIEKILYQREVFGHQRYVAQMDFGGVPFEKLEKNIEIIATKILPAVRKYTAE from the coding sequence ATGGAGAAGTATCGGATAAATCCTAACAAGTTTGAGTTTGGTATCTATACATTAGGGGATCACTTAGCGAATCCTTGGACAGGTGAGCGAATCCCTGTACAGCAGCGACTGCAGGAAATCATTAAATTGGCTCAGCTCGCTGAGCAGGCGGGGCTTGATTTCTTTAGCGTCGGCGAAAGTCATCAGGAATTTTTTGCGACACAGGCTCATGCAGTTGTGCTATCAGCGATTGCGCAGGCAACGGAAAAGATTAAGGTTGCAAGTAGCTCAACAATCATTAGTACGTCAGATCCTGTGAGAGTGTACGAGAATTTTTCTACGATTGACTTGTTGTCAGGTGGGCGTGCAGAGATCGTTGCAGGGCGTGCTTCACGTGTTGGCTTGTACGAACTGCTTGGGTATGACCTACACAACTATGAAGAACTATTTGAAGAGAAGTTTGATTTGCTACGGAAGATTAATGAGGAAGAGGTCGTCAATTGGAGTGGACAGTTTCGTAAGCCGCTTCGGAATGCAGAGGTGCTTCCACGTCCAGCAAGTGGTCGCCTGCCAATCTGGCGTGCAGTAGGGGGAACACCAACCAGTGCTATTAAAGCGGGTTATGCAGGGGTTCCAATGTTCTTAGCTCATTTAGGTGGACCGGTCGAAGCGTTCAAGCGCACGGTGGATGCATACCGTATGGCTGCAACTGAGGGTGGACATGATCCGGCAGAACTACCAGTTTCGACAGCAGGTTTCTTCTACGCAGCAGAGACGACGCAACAGGCAATCGATGAGTATTATCCTCATATTAATGAAGGAATGAAGCGTACCAATGGTCAAGGGTTCCCTCGCTTTCAGTTTGAGCAGGGTGCTGATCCACATAATGTGATGAACGTGGGAAGTCCTGATCAAATTATTGAGAAGATCCTTTACCAACGCGAAGTATTTGGTCATCAGCGCTACGTGGCACAAATGGACTTTGGTGGGGTACCTTTTGAAAAGCTCGAGAAAAATATTGAGATCATCGCAACAAAAATCTTACCTGCTGTTCGTAAATATACGGCAGAATAA